The DNA window GTTTTGGACCAAACCTAAATAAAAATAGGCTTCTTCGGATTCTTCCAATTCCAAACTGGAACGAAGGTGGAATTCGGCTCGGTCTAAATCACCGACTTTGAAATGGTCTTTTGCTAAATCTAATGAAAGTTGGAAAGAACTAGAAGACAATGAGATACTCGCCTGTTTTCTTTCATTTTCGGAAGACTTAAAAAATCTCCGTAAAACTATTTTTATTTTTTCAAAGACAAAACGAGTTCTTCCGCGATATGCGAAGCAGTCAGTCGGTAATGATCCAAAATCTGATTCCTTTCCCCATGGTGGATGGGTTCTGGCGGCAAGGCAAAGGTCTTCAAAAATTTGCTCAAGAAGTCAGATGGAATTTCATTCAAAAGAAAACCAGAAGCACCGGCATGGATATAACTTTCATCCAAAATCACAAATCGTTGGTTCTTTTCAATTTGTCCATGGACAAGTTCCTTATCATAAGGTCGTAACCAGAAAAGATCTACGACGGAAACGGAAATTCCTTTTTGTTTCAAAATCTCCGCTACAGCAGTTGCGATTGGCAACATAAACCCAACAGAAAGAATGAGTAAATCTTTTCCCTCGATAACCAACCGGCCTTTTGCCTTTTTGATTGTTTGAGGAGAATCAAACTTTAACTCACGTAAGTCGCCATTATCTTTCGGGAAACGAATGGCGATCGGGTGTTCTGTATAATCCTTCATAAAATGTAGGCTATCAATGATGTCTTGTGCGGAACTTGGAACAATGATGTCCATGTTGGGAAGCCCAGCCAAGTATCCAAGATCCGACAAACCTTGGTGAGTTTCGCCGTCCGGGCCAACAATTCCAGCACGATCGATCACAAACCGAACTGGTAAGTTCATAAGAGAAACATCTTCCACAAGTTGGTCCATAGCTCTTGTGAGAAATGTGGAATAAATACACATAAAAGGAATGGCGCCACCACTTGTCATCGCACCAGCAAATGCGACCGAATGTTGTTCCGCGATCCCCACATCAAATGTATGAGTTGGATAAGTTTCTTGGTATTCCCTAAGTCCCGAACCTTCAATCATCGCAGGAGTGATGACGGCAATTCGTTTGTCTTTGTCTGTTAAATCGGTAAGTGTTTTTCCAACAATTTTAGAAAGACTGATTTTATTGGAGTCAGAAGAAGCCATCTTCCCCGACTCTTTGTTAAACGGTGTGACACCATGATATTTGATGGGATCCGCTTCAGCAGGTTTGTAACCTTTTCCTTTTTGCGTTAATACATGCAAAAGGATGGGACCTTGGATTTTAGAAAGGTTTTGCAACATGTGAACCACACGATTCACATCGTGACCATCAATCGGTCCAAAATAAGTAAATCCCAAATCTTCAAAAAGTCCACCAGGACGCATCATAAAATGTTTAAAAGAAGTTTCCATATTATGAGCAAGTGCTTGTAACGCAGGCCCAATGAGCGGAATCCATTTTAAAAAACTATAAAATGCCGTTTTACCTTTGTTATAGATCTGAGAAGAGATGATACGATTGAGATAATTAGAAATGGAACCCACGTTTTTGGAAATCGACATGTAGTTATCATTCAAAATGACTAACATATTCGGTTTGATATGACCACCGTGGTTCATGGCTTCAATGGCCATTCCTGTGGCAATGGATGCATCTCCAATGACAGCAGTTACTTTGTAATCTTTTCCTAGTAAGTCACGGGCGCAGGCCTCACCAAGTGCCTGGGAAATAGAAGTCCCTGCATGGCCAGTGTTGTACAAATCATATTCCGATTCCTCTCGTTTGGGAAAACCGGATAGTCCTTGCCACTTACGAACGGTAGGAAGTTCTTTTTTTCTACCTGTGAGAATTTTATGAGGATAGGTTTGGTGACCCACGTCCCAGATGATTTTGTCAGTAGGAGTTTGGAACACATAGTGAAGGGCAACAGTAAGTTCCACAACACCTAGGTTACTAGCAAAATGCCCTCCCACGTCGGAGAGGGTGTCGATGATGTATTCCCGAAGGTCATGGCAGACCTCGGGGAGTTCTGCTTCTGTTATCTTTCTAAGGTCTTCCGGAAATTGGATTTTGTCGAGATAAGGATAAGATGGCATGTAAACTTCATGTTGCCGCCTTTTGGAGTGGCCGCTTCATTTTCTCCATATCTTCTGGGTTTGTGATTCCAAGCAATTCGTAAATCCGAACAGGTTGGGTTTTTCCTTTTACTCGCACTAAATCCAGTTCTCGAGCCACCACTCTGTCTTTCACTTTTTCGTAAGTGTATTCAGAAATGATCACATTTGTGGTGTACATTTTATTGGATCCTTCTAATCGGGATCCAAGATTGATGGTATCACCCATACAGGTATATTCCATCCTGTGAGAAGATCCCATATTCCCCACAACCGCTGGGCCAGAGTTCAAACCACATCCAATATCGATCACAGGAACATTTCGTTCTGCCCATTTTTGTTGGAGGACTTTTAAATAATCTAACTGAACGAGTGAGGCAACACAAGCATAGTACGCGTGGTCTTCGAGTGGAACCGGAGCTCCCCAGAATGCCATGATCGCATCTCCCATATATTTATCGATGGTTCCCTTGTATTCAATGATTATGTCCGTCATTGCCGACAGGTATTCGTTCAGTAATTTTACTAAATCTTCTGGACCTAACTGTTCGGAAATAGTCGTGAACCCGCGAACGTCAGAGAAGAAAATGGTGATTTCTCTTTTGGATCCACCAAGAGCCAAGTTGTCAGGGTGTTTGAGAAGTTCATCCACAACGTCTTTGGATACGAATTTGGAGAAGGTTTGACGAATGTATTTTACGTTCTCTTCTTCTGTTAAGATTCTAAATCCAATGATGGCCACAAATACAACAATCTGTTCGATCGTTACCGAAGGAAGGACAGTGATGAGGTTGAAGGTTTGGAAAATATAAAGAGCAGCTACAACATAAAGTAAGAGCTGGGTCAACATAATCGCAAAACCGATATGTGTTTTTACCCTTGGTTGCAAAAAGCCAATCATCACACCAAGACCAACATAAATTAGGAAAATTCCCCAGTTGGGAACAGTGGAAAGAAAATCTTGGTTTAAGATGGTGTTTACGGCATGAGCGTGGTGTTCAATTCCTGACATATCACCAAACGGAGATAAGTGGGAGTCTTTAGAAGCCCCACGACCGGTTGCATAATACATCGCTACAAGAAAGATTTTGTTACTGATTTGGTTTGCTTCGAGTAATTCAGCGTCCCAATCATTCGTAACTTCAAAAATTTCGTTTTGTTTGAAGGAATAACGTCCGCCGACAAAGTTGATTTCCATTTGACCTTCCCAGTCAATAGGAATCACAACTTCTCGCTTTTCGTTCGGAACTTGCATCACGTCTCTTTCTTCAAATTTTCGTTCTTTGATGTTAAACTCACGAATGATCTTTTTGGGAATATTGGACAATTTGATATAATGTCCCATATTGACTTCCACATCTCTTTGAACGTCAATACCGTAGTATTTACAAACAATGAGTAAGTCGATGGATGGGAAATATTCGGTTTCTCTTTCTCTGCCTGAATTATAAACCTTTACCACAAGTGGCATTTTACGATTCAAACCAGATTCATCTTTTTTTACGTTCGCAAAACCGAGACCAGCTGACAATTCAGCGATGGGTTCAATCGGAGGTTGAGGGAACTTCACCCAAGAAATTCCTGCATCGTTTTCATCGATGACATTTTTCAATTGAAACTTACGTAGGATATCAATTCGTTTTTCTAAATTGAGAACAGCCTCCTTCGATTCCGCACTGACTTCCATTGGAAAGTCGAAAAGGACATTCCGGTTCTTTTGAAGAGCTGCTGCCATCTCTTCCGTTTGACCGGGTTTGTAATCTACGAAGAAAATATCGAACATCAGAATGTTGTTCGAATCTTTAAAAGTTTCTATGATGTCTGCGTAATAACTCCAAGGCAAAGGCCAAGTCCCTTGTAATTTTTCGAGTGATTCTGTTGTGATACCAATAATATTGATATCCTTACGGGCCTTAGCTGGTGGTTGGAACTGGATGTATTCAATACGGCCCGTGTCCCCTTCGCTTTCTGTTTTTGTATTAGAACCACGTAGAAATTGGAATCTTGTGGAAACGGAATTTTCTTCCAAATCTTTGAGTGGTTGGAAAGTATTTACCATTGCATACATAAAAATGGCAATTACATAAGACAACCAAATGGCACCTGACTTTTGTTTGTCTTTAGAAACCTTTTCAATGGTTTTATAAACAAAGTAAGAGGAAACAAGTAAGGCAAGTAAACCACCGATAAGGAAGGAAAATTCATATTCCCATCCTGTCATGATGACAGAAATGATCACACCGAGTGTTCCTAGGGTGGCAACGGTAACACTGAGATAGTCCAAAATCGAAAGCGATTTTGATTCTTTGTCGGACATAGAGCCTCTTTATTCGTTTGGGAATTTCCGACCATTTTCCCGGAATTTTTAAAGAGACTCAAATGTTTTTGAAAGATTCAGGAAAAAAATTTAGGAAATTGATGCCCTGATTTTTGAAATGTAATCCGCCAATGCCGTAACGGTTTTGGTTTTGTCCGATCCGTTTTCTTCGATGACCCGTTGGATGGCAGAACCAATGATGATTCCGTCCGCATACTGAGAAATTTGGTTGGCTTGGTCGGGAGTGGAGATTCCAAACCCAGCACAAATCGGCAATTGGATAGTATCCTTTAAGAATTTGATTCTTTCTTTCAAATCGACCGAAAACTCACGTCTTTCCCCTGTCACCCCAAACGAAGTCACATAGTAAATGAAACCGGAAGATGTTTTGCTAAGAGCTTGGATCCTCTTTTTTTCAGAAGCCGGAGTGACCAAATGGATGAGATCCATATCCCGTAATTTTAGTTCTCGAAACAAAGTTTCACTTTCTTCTGTATCAAAAGGTAAGTCAGGAATCACAAGTCCAACAATTCCTGATTCCTTGGCTCGGTCTAAAAATTTCGTAATCCCACAATGGTAAATGGGATTGAAATAAGTTAGGTAAACAAGAGGAGTCTCAGGTTTGTGATCATGAATGGCTTTT is part of the Leptospira congkakensis genome and encodes:
- a CDS encoding adenylate/guanylate cyclase domain-containing protein, whose product is MSDKESKSLSILDYLSVTVATLGTLGVIISVIMTGWEYEFSFLIGGLLALLVSSYFVYKTIEKVSKDKQKSGAIWLSYVIAIFMYAMVNTFQPLKDLEENSVSTRFQFLRGSNTKTESEGDTGRIEYIQFQPPAKARKDINIIGITTESLEKLQGTWPLPWSYYADIIETFKDSNNILMFDIFFVDYKPGQTEEMAAALQKNRNVLFDFPMEVSAESKEAVLNLEKRIDILRKFQLKNVIDENDAGISWVKFPQPPIEPIAELSAGLGFANVKKDESGLNRKMPLVVKVYNSGRERETEYFPSIDLLIVCKYYGIDVQRDVEVNMGHYIKLSNIPKKIIREFNIKERKFEERDVMQVPNEKREVVIPIDWEGQMEINFVGGRYSFKQNEIFEVTNDWDAELLEANQISNKIFLVAMYYATGRGASKDSHLSPFGDMSGIEHHAHAVNTILNQDFLSTVPNWGIFLIYVGLGVMIGFLQPRVKTHIGFAIMLTQLLLYVVAALYIFQTFNLITVLPSVTIEQIVVFVAIIGFRILTEEENVKYIRQTFSKFVSKDVVDELLKHPDNLALGGSKREITIFFSDVRGFTTISEQLGPEDLVKLLNEYLSAMTDIIIEYKGTIDKYMGDAIMAFWGAPVPLEDHAYYACVASLVQLDYLKVLQQKWAERNVPVIDIGCGLNSGPAVVGNMGSSHRMEYTCMGDTINLGSRLEGSNKMYTTNVIISEYTYEKVKDRVVARELDLVRVKGKTQPVRIYELLGITNPEDMEKMKRPLQKAAT
- the dxs gene encoding 1-deoxy-D-xylulose-5-phosphate synthase, with amino-acid sequence MPSYPYLDKIQFPEDLRKITEAELPEVCHDLREYIIDTLSDVGGHFASNLGVVELTVALHYVFQTPTDKIIWDVGHQTYPHKILTGRKKELPTVRKWQGLSGFPKREESEYDLYNTGHAGTSISQALGEACARDLLGKDYKVTAVIGDASIATGMAIEAMNHGGHIKPNMLVILNDNYMSISKNVGSISNYLNRIISSQIYNKGKTAFYSFLKWIPLIGPALQALAHNMETSFKHFMMRPGGLFEDLGFTYFGPIDGHDVNRVVHMLQNLSKIQGPILLHVLTQKGKGYKPAEADPIKYHGVTPFNKESGKMASSDSNKISLSKIVGKTLTDLTDKDKRIAVITPAMIEGSGLREYQETYPTHTFDVGIAEQHSVAFAGAMTSGGAIPFMCIYSTFLTRAMDQLVEDVSLMNLPVRFVIDRAGIVGPDGETHQGLSDLGYLAGLPNMDIIVPSSAQDIIDSLHFMKDYTEHPIAIRFPKDNGDLRELKFDSPQTIKKAKGRLVIEGKDLLILSVGFMLPIATAVAEILKQKGISVSVVDLFWLRPYDKELVHGQIEKNQRFVILDESYIHAGASGFLLNEIPSDFLSKFLKTFALPPEPIHHGERNQILDHYRLTASHIAEELVLSLKK
- the trpA gene encoding tryptophan synthase subunit alpha; protein product: MSKIKSLFESGRFKSAFIPYFTLGDPNYNDSIEFGKTILDNGADILELGIPFSDPVADGPVIQRAAARSLKNRFSFDEIFRVTKAIHDHKPETPLVYLTYFNPIYHCGITKFLDRAKESGIVGLVIPDLPFDTEESETLFRELKLRDMDLIHLVTPASEKKRIQALSKTSSGFIYYVTSFGVTGERREFSVDLKERIKFLKDTIQLPICAGFGISTPDQANQISQYADGIIIGSAIQRVIEENGSDKTKTVTALADYISKIRASIS